In Hemiscyllium ocellatum isolate sHemOce1 chromosome 33, sHemOce1.pat.X.cur, whole genome shotgun sequence, the following are encoded in one genomic region:
- the LOC132831171 gene encoding trans-1,2-dihydrobenzene-1,2-diol dehydrogenase-like: MATRWGICGAGKISHDFMVALKTLPASEHQVAAVASRDSSRAREFAERHEIPKSYGSYRELAADPDVDIVYVGIINPEHLKVALLMLAAGRNVLCEKPLAMNLHEVQQLVSAARDKNLFLMEGLWTRFFPVSKAIRALLKENSVGEIKIVKAEFGTQMMETPRLVEKELGGGVLLDIGCYCLQFVCMAFHGEKPESIHATGFLTEKGVDEAVTIVLKYPRKRMAMVTVSMAIQLTNQATICGTKGTITVPGYMWCPTSLVVNGKVQEFPLPPPSQPLNFTNSTGLRYEADQVRQCLQKGLKECPELPLAESELIMSILDEARRQLGVVYAQDSLKQEKLLIV, encoded by the exons aTGGCCACGCGCTGGGGAATCTGTGGAGCAggcaagatcagccatgacttcaTGGTGGCGTTGAAAACCCTCCCTGCATCAGAACATCAG GTGGCGGCTGTTGCCTCCCGGGATTCCTCCCGGGCCCGGGAATTCGCAGAGCGACATGAAATCCCCAAATCATACGGTTCATACAGAGAGCTGGCAGCTGATCCCGATGTCG ACATTGTCTACGTGGGAATCATTAACCCAGAGCACCTGAAGGTGGCTTTGCTCATGTTGGCGGCTGGAAGGAATGTTCTCTGTGAGAAACCCTTGGCCATGAACCTGCATGAAGTCCAACAGCTGGTCAGTGCAGCCCGAGACAAGAACCTTTTTCTCATGGAG GGTTTATGGACACGGTTTTTCCCGGTCTCTAAGGCAATCCGTGCTCTGCTAAAAGAGAACAGTGTGGGCGAGATTAAAATAGTTAAAGCAGAGTTTGGAACGCAAATGATGGAAACTCCACGGCTGGTGGAGAAAGAATTGGGTGGCGGAGTACTTCTGGACATTGGCTGTTACTGCTTGCAGTTTGTCTGCATGGCATTCCATGGTGAAAAGCCTGAGTCAATTCATGCCACAGGATTCCTAACTGAGAAGG GAGTTGATGAAGCAGTAACCATTGTGCTGAAGTACCCCCGAAAACGAATGGCTATGGTAACTGTATCCATGGCAATACAGCTCACTAACCAGGCAACCATCTGTGGGACAAAAGGGACAATCACA GTTCCAGGCTATATGTGGTGCCCAACAAGTCTGGTGGTGAATGGGAAGGTCCAGGAGTTCCCACTGCCACCTCCATCTCAACCTCTCAACTTCACAAACAGCACAGGCCTGCGTTATGAAGCTGACCAAGTGAGGCAATGTCTTCAGAAAG GGCTAAAGGAGTGTCCTGAGTTGCCACTGGCTGAAAGTGAGCTGATAATGAGCATTCTGGATGAGGCACGAAGGCAGCTGGGGGTAGTGTACGCTCAAGACAGCCTGAAGCAAGAAAAACTCCTGATTGTGTGA
- the rps11 gene encoding 40S ribosomal protein S11 codes for MADNQTERAYQKQPTIFQNKKRALLGEGSKEKLPRYYRNVGLGFKTPREAIDGTYIDKKCPFTGNVSIRGRILTGVVTKMKMQRTIVIRRDYLHYIRKYNRFEKRHKNMSVHLSPCFRDVQNGDSVTVGECRPLSKTVRFNVLKVTKAAGAKKQFQKF; via the exons ATGGCGGACAACCAG ACTGAGAGGGCCTACCAGAAACAGCCCACCATCTTCCAGAACAAGAAGCGAGCTCTGCTCGGTGAAGGCAGCAAAGAGAAGCTCCCCCGCTATTACCGCAATGTAGGCCTAGGCTTCAAGACACCCCGAGAG GCCATCGATGGAACCTACATTGACAAGAAGTGTCCATTCACTGGGAATGTGTCAATTCGAGGCCGAATCCTAACAG GTGTTGTGACAAAGATGAAAATGCAACGGACCATTGTTATTCGCAGAGACTACTTGCATTACATCAGGAAGTACAACCGCTTTGAGAAGCGACACAAGAACATGTCTGTGCATCTATCGCCCTGCTTCAG GGATGTGCAGAATGGGGACAGTGTGACTGTGGGAGAGTGTCGGCCTCTCAGTAAGACTGTACGTTTTAACGTCCTCAAGGTCACCAAAGCTGCAGGAGCAAAGAAACAATTCCAGAAATTTTGA